From the Asterias amurensis chromosome 1, ASM3211899v1 genome, the window CCACTTTCATTGTGTTCATAAGCCTGAAACCCAAAGTCCGAACGTCCCACACAGTAAGATTCAGAAAGACCAACGCGCAAGGACCACTACAGGACCACTTCGGTAGCACtcaagtaatttttcaaacaatatcTTATGACCCCAATGAGAAAAAGTGAACACTTAAATGTGAATgacttttcttcttcttggagattgacTGGAACTGGTTACCTTTAACTTGCCTGTTGTGACATGGcccatagtttttgaaaagtgtTTATAGTTTTAGGTGATACTGTTGTGCATACTGATTATGAACTATgtcatattttatatttttgtggCTTTTAGATATGGCGTCTTGTGACCAGCAAGTTGGTATTTTTGGACACGAGGAATCTTCTTCTTGGTTTGCTGCTGATGTACAACTTCCGAGTATTTGAAAAACGCTACGGATCAACAAAGTTTGCAGTGAGTTGGTACCAATAATCTAAGCCCCTCCCATCATAGTAACTTTCAACCAATGGTAGTGGTTGTAGCATCAACCAAATAGCCAGAGCGCGCTTTCATTTTCTTATGGGATTTGAAGGTGTTCAGATTTTGGTGGGGGTATTGGGGCTTGTGTGTGCAGTGGTGATTGGTCAGTGCATTTAACGATGAAGCTGAATGGTTTGGTCTGTTTAAAcactcctactgtctgaccattcagtatctttcactgtggttttgaatgaaagATAAACTATagcagcctgcaatatgatatgcAGTGGATGCATACTGTACAGATCTGTACAGTAagccaaccctcctactgtctgaccattcaatatcatccactctGGTTCTAAGTGActattaggcctgggcgaattattcgaatatccggttaatggcgaataggttttcctatccgtaaccgcgaatgccttttttttcttaaccggatatccgcatagggcgcgaatacctatttacaaaccggataattctgtaattacaaccgagtaaccggatattctttaatatctgaatatccgcggacgtcgggcgacaactgatatgaatgttttctctgaatccttatgaaacttctattaagacagcataaagcagcatatattaagtatttaactatgctcacctccgcgaagagttaaaacaatgacatttctgacgtaatttgttcaaagattacaaatgttttccttcacgtagagtcaatcacgatcaaaagaaaaagcaaatcgccatctttaaattagatccggtcatttttatgaatgaaccaagTGACTAGggctgggcgaattattcgaatattcggttaatggcgaataggttttcctatccgtaaccgcgaatgccttttttttcttaaccggatatccgcatagggcgcgaatagctatttataaaccggatagttctgtaattacaaccaagtaaccggatattctttaatatccgaatatccgcggacgtcgggcgacaactgacatgaatgttttgactgaatcctaatgaaacttctattaagacagcataaaacagcataaattaagtatttaactatgctcacctccgtgaagagttaaaacaatgacatttctgacgtaatttgttcaaaaattacaaaagttttccttcacgtagagtcatccacgatcaaaagaaaaagcaaatcgccatctttaaattagatctggtcatttttatgaatgaaccgagtgacactgtctgaaactaatatcaatccgcccagaagatctcattcacaaacgaacagcgccctctagcgacaaaaaaaaaatatttttttttattttttttttttatagcgccccggatagttggccagcggtatccgaataacataatttcactattcgcccagcactacaagtgacactgtctaaaactaatatcaattcGCCCAtatgatctcattcacaaacgaacagcgccctctagcggcaaaaaaaatgtaaaaaatatatatatatatatatttttttttaaatagcgccctctagcggcgaaaaaaactattcgaatatccggttaatttcggatagttggccagcggtatccgaataacaaaatttcactattcgcccagcactagtgacTATGCCAGCCTATTTATCGATAGTTTGCAGTAAATGCATCTACCcaatacacagtcaaccctcctacaatTTGACCATTCAATGACCACTGTTTGGAATGACAGATACATAATTGCCAGCTTGCAATTTGATACACACACATATAAACTGTTAGTTCTATGTAGACCTTTCAACTTTATGGTTTCAAGTAGTAGGGAAAATGTAACAAGAGTAGGAGGGTCAAGGCAGCATGTACCCTCCACTTGAACTTCATAATTATTCCCTTGTCTTCCACAGTGGTTAAGAGTTGTAAACAAGAGAAAAAATGTTGAGTTAATTTTGaatgtaaaatgtttttttatattaattttcagTCGTATTTGCTTGCCAATGGTGTTTTGACGACATTTTTAGAGGTCGCTGCACTCTTCGCTGTGCAGAACTATCAACAAGGGAGCATCCCAATCCACTGGACCCCAGGACCGTGAgtgttttaaagtttaaaaaaatatgtcataaaaaaaatacttttttaataacttttagCTGCTTTTGTAAAATTTCCATGGTCAGCTGTAATGTTCTGGATTTAAAAGTCTTTAAATTTTAAGGAGCGCATTGGATACAATTACTGGAATGAACTACAAAGTGACGTCGCTTTGATGCTCCCTTTTAGCAGTGTCCTGTATTAATGGGAAGATACAAggtttggtagtcactcttaaaataatggcaatacaaacttacaagGTTAGAAAGTACAGcagcagggctgtatgcttcgtttttgaaagggcaagggcaccaaggcaatttcttcttggcaaagggcaccctatgaggaaattacaaatttgtactgtagcatttcaaggacaccaaggcaaagaccaggggacacggaggcaaccgccttcgttgcctccgtgaagtatcaggcctgcagcagctttcaatagatACATGCCATATTTTTGAGAATCGTTTCACTTCCAAGCAactggttatggaaaaagatttcAGTTTTTAACCCACAAACTTTGAATCTGATAAACGCTACTGTCAGACATGTTTCTCAGACTCTCTTTTCCAATTACCAATTATTATTCCTGTCTGGACAGATAAGTGTTGGGCTTCTTCGGCGATATTTGAAAATTACTACCATCTTttgtaaaacatattttcacaggATAGTTTCATTGTATAAATCTACAACAcagtttaaaacaattaaacggctccaaaaaccaaaggtataggTTTCCTTTAACAGtagttttacataaatttgCCACTTAACAGtagttttacataaaaaatttgCCACTTTTCTGTTTGATGTTTTCAGGACTGGTGTTGTTGTGTCAATGTTTGTACCATTCTTCTTTGACCTGCCCTACCTTACTGTACAAAATATCGCTAGCCACTTACTAAGCGGCAAATGGTTCGTCTACATTGTTGGATTACAAGTAAGTACCTTTTTATAGCATAATATTatacaacattttttatttgagttgccagacacacaaggcctgaaggccactcgAGGTGTGGTCTTTAATCAACCATTTTTCcaggggccattgccacctactcctggtgataaaacagggttaccccctttataGTCCATATACGTATTTAGGCtcgggtatcatccatcagaagcctggctggtagagcagaaagcactacctcccccactttacaaagcaatcaagtgtcttgcttcaggacacaagtgtcacgaccggggctcaaacccacattctgatgatcagaaacaccagagcttgaatccggtgctcttaactgctaggccgtGACATGGCACACGTTTATTTGTTTACCAACAAAAGCACAGTGAAACGTTTCTTGTATTTAATCTAGCAACCCAAGAGACTTGTTTGTCATTCCATGTATCTCTCATATCCCCTATGTTGTCAAACCTCCAGATATTGGCCCAGTCGACCCAATCCATTCTTGTTGTTGGATGTGGCCTCCTATCGGGCCTCCTGTATCGTTCCAACTTCCTCCGTCTTCAATCCTGGCTTCGGATTCCTAACCCCTTAAGCCGTCTGGCAGCTACTGTCCTAGGACCCATCCTGAGGTCCAAACCTCCAGGGGATGTCACTCTACCAATGGGTGCAACATTAGAGCTACAGAGGCAACAGAGAATGGATCTAATTGAACAGCAGATGATGTTTGCCCAAGCCAGGCAGTACAGGCAGCAGGCAAGGCAGAGAGGAGAAGCATTCAGACAACGGCCGACCATTGTAAGTTGAGTAGGATtccaaactttgcatggttggagtatAATTACTCAGAACTTGTATTTGATGCTCTAGACCTattagggtgtcgtggccgagtggataagaacaccgaactcaagctctggtgcttctgttcagcagagtgtgggttcgaatccaggtcgtgacacttgtgtctctgatcAAGACActtgggtacctgtgagggcagggatggttcttgtgattgatttagctgagtagcgcatattaatgttgcacaggctgcatactccccaccagggagctgagatggtttaaggagtgaatttaggcccagtgaccagggttaataatgtgaagcgctttgggacgccatccgggtgtgaaaagcgctaaaTAAAAActggctattattattattattattaccatctGTTAACATTATTGTTTCTTCACTCTATCGTTTGATCTACAGAGTGCTCCTCTTGCAGCGAGGTCATCAGGCAGCTTAGCTTCAATGTTCAGACAACGCCGCAACCCCGCTAGTAACACTGGTAGGCTCAAATACAGAACATAAACCATTACGAGTTTGGTATTAATGATGATATTGGGGTCTTACAGCGCACTTATCCACCAAAAAGATAAGATGCTCAAGGCACTTGAAGAAGGAGAAACACATGTTATGACCGGTTTTGAAGTTGTTGCAAattaaaggtttacaaggtgctgcacTGCACTCAGCAGCCACTACTGCCAGAAACACTTGGGCAGACCCCTCCTCTTAGCGATAAAGTGTACAATGTAACTGGGTTCGTATAGGTGCATTAAACAACATACAGTACAGGCCCTTTAGCTTTATGTCTCATTCGAAAGACGaatcaataatggttaagtgtcttgctaattTACACATGTGTCGAGACTGGGACTTGAActcatactctgctgatcagaaacaccagagctcgagtctaGTACACTTGACCACGGTCAAGTGCCTTGGCttacaagtgtc encodes:
- the LOC139942843 gene encoding ubiquitin-associated domain-containing protein 2-like translates to MWSQYSNFGFYKTPVSKGFLSCVGCLSVLLFILGPSYQQFFAYTTESLTEKLEIWRLVTSKLVFLDTRNLLLGLLLMYNFRVFEKRYGSTKFASYLLANGVLTTFLEVAALFAVQNYQQGSIPIHWTPGPTGVVVSMFVPFFFDLPYLTVQNIASHLLSGKWFVYIVGLQILAQSTQSILVVGCGLLSGLLYRSNFLRLQSWLRIPNPLSRLAATVLGPILRSKPPGDVTLPMGATLELQRQQRMDLIEQQMMFAQARQYRQQARQRGEAFRQRPTISAPLAARSSGSLASMFRQRRNPASNTGDTPDTLPGTAPSNGQASPNQPSTSRDTNSIPEEHVQQLTDMGFNRGAVVQALLATHNNVSMATNLLLQDG